Proteins encoded in a region of the Scyliorhinus torazame isolate Kashiwa2021f chromosome 1, sScyTor2.1, whole genome shotgun sequence genome:
- the unga gene encoding uracil-DNA glycosylase: protein MIGQKTIASYFTPATKKRTLSEVSDEEIENGKEKNQEEPDGMRTPVKKLKVGLEGEEAPLKPSSPLSPEQVSRMERNRQAALQRLAARNVPPGFGESWKKELMMEFSKPYFSKLMGFVALERKRYMVYPPPHEVFAWTEMCNIRDVKVVILGQDPYHGPKQAHGLCFSVKRPVLPPPSLENMYKELQSDIEGFEPPGHGDLTGWAKQGVLLLNAVLTVRSHHANSHKERGWEDFTDAVVSCLNNQLDGLVFMLWGAYAQRKGNAIDRKRHHVLQTVHPSPLSAHRGFFGCKHFSKTNALLEKSGKTPINWKLL from the exons ATGATCGGGCAGAAGACGATTGCATCTTACTTCACTCCTGCGACCAAGAAAAGAACTTTATCTGAAGTTTCCGACGAAGAAATCGAGAATGGGAAAGAAAAGAATCAAGAG GAGCCGGACGGCATGAGGACGCCCGTGAAGAAGCTGAAAGTTggcctggagggagaggaggcgccGCTCAAACCCAGCTCCCCGCTCAGCCCCGAGCAGGTGTCCCGCATGGAGAGGAACAGGCAGGCAGCCTTGCAGAGACTTGCTGCCCGCAATGTGCCCCCGGGCTTCGGGGAGAGCTGGAAAAAGGAGCTGATGATGGAGTTCAGCAAGCCATACTTTAGCAAG CTGATGGGGTTTGTAGCATTGGAGAGGAAACGCTACATGGTTTACCCACCACCTCATGAAGTCTTTGCATGGACAGAGATGTGTAATATCCGTGAT GTGAAGGTGGTTATTCTTGGCCAGGATCCATACCATGGACCAAAGCAGGCTCACGGACTCTGCTTCAGCGTAAAGCGGCCAGTGCTGCCTCCACCCAG TTTGGAAAACATGTACAAGGAACTCCAATCGGACATCGAAGGATTTGAACCCCCAGGGCATGGCGATCTGACCGGGTGGGCTAAACAAG GAGTGCTGCTGCTGAATGCGGTCCTCACCGTGCGATCACATCACGCAAACTCTCACAAAGAGCGGGGTTGGGAAGATTTCACCGACGCGGTGGTGTCTTGTCTGAATAACCAGCTGGATGGCTTGGTCTTCATGCTGTGGGGAGCGTACGCACAGCGGAAAGGCAATGCGATCGACAGG AAGCGTCACCATGTCCTGCAGACAGTTCACCCGTCCCCGCTTTCTGCACATCGAGGCTTCTTTGGCTGCAAGCACTTCTCCAAGACCAACGCGTTGCTGGAGAAATCCGGGAAGACTCCAATCAATTGGAAGTTGTTGTGA